From one Nycticebus coucang isolate mNycCou1 chromosome 14, mNycCou1.pri, whole genome shotgun sequence genomic stretch:
- the CDK2AP2 gene encoding cyclin-dependent kinase 2-associated protein 2 isoform X1, with the protein MSYKPIAPAPSSTPGSSTPGPGTPVPTAGSVPSPSGSVPGAAAPFRPLFNDFGPPSMGYVQAMKPPGAQGSQSTYTDLLSVIEEMGKEIRPTYAGSKSAMERLKRGIIHARALVRECLAETERNART; encoded by the exons ATGTCCTACAAACCCATCGCCCCCGCCCCCAGCAGCACTCCCGGCTCCAGCACCCCTGGGCCGGGCACCCCGGTTCCTACAG CCGGAAGTGTCCCATCGCCATCAGGCTCAGTGCCAGGAGCCGCTGCCCCTTTCAGACCACTGTTTAACGACTTTGGACCACCCTCCATGGGCTACGTGCAG GCCATGAAGCCACCTGGTGCCCAGGGCTCACAGAGCACTTACACAGACCTACTGTCGGTCATAGAGGAGATGGGCAAAGAAATCCGGCCCACCTATGCTGGCAGCAAGAGCGCCATGGAGCGCCTGAAGAGAG gcATCATCCATGCCCGGGCCCTAGTCCGAGAGTGCCTGGCAGAGACAGAGCGGAATGCCCGCACGTAA
- the CDK2AP2 gene encoding cyclin-dependent kinase 2-associated protein 2 isoform X2 → MGYVQAMKPPGAQGSQSTYTDLLSVIEEMGKEIRPTYAGSKSAMERLKRGIIHARALVRECLAETERNART, encoded by the exons ATGGGCTACGTGCAG GCCATGAAGCCACCTGGTGCCCAGGGCTCACAGAGCACTTACACAGACCTACTGTCGGTCATAGAGGAGATGGGCAAAGAAATCCGGCCCACCTATGCTGGCAGCAAGAGCGCCATGGAGCGCCTGAAGAGAG gcATCATCCATGCCCGGGCCCTAGTCCGAGAGTGCCTGGCAGAGACAGAGCGGAATGCCCGCACGTAA